The genomic region GGACGAAGCCGTAGTCGTCGATCTGGGTCATCATCTCGGAGCGCTGGTACGCGGCCCAGGCCGTGACGGCCAGGAGGAACACGGTGGCGACGCCGATCATCAGTCGCTGCTGGCGCCAGGCCAGCCACAGGACGCCCTTCACGCGGCCGCCTCCGTACGGTCGGTGCGCGGGGCGCCCGGGGCGCGCAGGTGGGCGAGCAACAGGTCCTCCAGGGACGGGGTTTCGCTGATCCAGCGCTCTTCGCCGCCCGGGCCGGAGCCGCGAACGGGGCCGCGTACGAGGGCGGTGATCTGACGGCCGGCGGTGACGGCGTGGACGACGGCGTCCCGGTCGAACTCGCGGGGCAGGCCGTCGGTTTCGATCGGGTCCGCGCGGCCGGTGAGCCGGGTGTGCGCGGCGCAGAGCTCCTGGGCGTCGCCTGCGAGGCGTACGGCGCCGTCCTTGAGGAGCAGGACGTGATCGCAGACGTCCTCCAGCTCGGACAGGACGTGCGAGGACATGACGATGGTGACGCCGCGGTCGGCGGCCTCGGCCATGAGCAGGGCCGTGACGTCGTGCCGGGCCACCGGGTCGAGGTCGGCGAGCGGCTCGTCCAGGAGCAGGAGGCGGGCGCGTTTGCCGAGGGTGAGCGCCAGGGCGACGCGGGTGCGGTTCCCGCCGGAGAGGGAGCCGACGCGGCTGGTGAGGGCGATGCCTCCGGCCCGTACGAGGCGTTCGGCGGCGGCCTGGTCCCAGCGGCGGTTCAGTTCGCGGCCCAGGCGCAGGGTGTCCTCGACGGTGAACCGCGGGTGGAGCGGCTTCTCCTGGGCGAGGAAGGCCGTGCGTTCGCGGGCCTCGCGGGATCCCGGGGTGTGGCCGAAGACGCTTATGTGCCCGGTGGTGGGGCGCTGCAGGCCGGCCGCGAGCTGGAGCAGGGTGCTCTTGCCGGCGCCGTTGGGGCCGACGAGTGCGGTGACGCGCCCGGCGGGCAGGACGAGATCGCAGTCCCTCAGGGCGCTGCGGCCGCGGAACTCCCTTCCCAGCCGCGTCGCCTTGAGTGCCGTAGCGACGGTCGGGTCGCTCACGTGGTGTCCTCTCTGCCGGGGGATCCGGAGTGCGGTCCGGGTCCCGGTCCGGATGCGGGCGCGGGTCCCGGTCCGGGTTCGGGTGCGGTGAAGCTTTCTTCCACGGCGGCGGCGATCAGGGCCGTGATGTCCTCGCGGTCCAGGCCGGCCTCGCGTGCCCGGGCCATCCAGGCCGCCAGGTCGAGACGCAGCGGCGAGTCGGCGGCCGCCTCGGGGCGGGACAGGGAGCGGCGTACGAAGGTGCCCGCGCCGGGACGCGGCTCGACGAGCCCTTCGCGCTCCAGCTCCCGGTACGCCTTGAGCACGGTGTTCGGGTTGATCGCGGTGGCCTCGACCACCTCCCGGGCCGTGGGCAGCCGGTCGCCGGGCTCCAGTACGCCGAGCCGAAGGGCCTGTTTGACCTGGGTGACGAGCTGCAAATAGGTGGCGACACCGCTGCGCCGGTCGACGCGGAACTCCATGTCCTCCACCTCATTCCACTAACTGGTTAGTGGAATAGTGCAGAGGTGATCCACTTCCGTCAAACCGGCGCGCCCGGAGCGTCGGCGCGGGAACGTGAGAACGCCCGCCACGAGGAACGTGACGGGCGCGCGAGGGGGGTGGGGCGGGAGAGCGGTTACAGCAAGCCGAGCTGGGTGACGAACATGGCGACCACGACCACGAGCGTCCAGCCGAGCACGTGCTCCAGCCAGGAGGAATCGTCCTTGGGCCCGCCGGTGCGGACGAGGTTTCGGACACGGGCGGCGGGGGCGGCGGTGTTGGCGGTCATGGTGTCCAATGTGCCAGCGTTCGCGGCTTTCGCGGTAGAGACGATGGTCACTCATGGCGCGGGTCACGCCACCGGGCCCCGGCCGCCCCGGCGTGTGCGGTGCGGCTGGGGCCCGGCGGGCGTACCCTTCCGGCGTCCCGGTCAGATGCGTGACTCGCGACTGGCCATGCCCGCCATCGCGAGGCCGAGGCACAGGGCCACGGCGCCGGTGATCACGTTGTTGACCACCGTACGGGTCGTGTCCATCTCACCGGCGATGGCCCACGGGGCGACGATCGTCCACGCACCGAGGGCGACCGCCGTCCACGCCATCGCGTGGGTGCGCTCGTATGCAGAACCCAGACCGCCCATGCACAGGCAGTACGCCAGGCCCGTGATCAGGTTGTTGATGGCAAGCGGGAGGAGGAGGATGCCGAACCCCGCGATCCACGGCGAGGCGGCCAGGTACAGACCCGTGATCAGGGCCAATGCCTCCACGGCCTGCGCTGCGGGAGTGCTGGTCACCCGCTCGAAGCGCGTGCGCATCTCTGCGAGGTCGGGGTGGTGCTCGATGCTCGAATGGGTGGTCATGGTTGGCCGCCTCTCCTTGAGAAGCCTTTATCTCCCATTTACCCCATTATGTTCCGCCCATTCGGGCCGTCAGGTCAAAGGTGAATTTCAGAGCACTCCCACCGCCCGCAGCGCCGCGGCCTGAGCCGGGCCCGGCGCGGCCGGGGCGTAGAGGTAGCAGACGCCTCCGGTGCCCGACACGACCTTGCCGGCCGCGTTGTGACGCTTGGTGCGGAGCCAGATGTTCTCCCACTCGCGGCGCCGGTAGACGCGGCGCACGGAGGCGTCGTCGGGCGAGTTGGGGTCGTTGGCGACGATGTCACCGGCGGCCGTGAACCCGATGACGGTCATCAGGTGGCCCGCGGTGCCGTATCCGGCGCCGGTCAGTTCCTCGGGGCGGAAGGACTGCGAGGTGATGGCGGGGATGCCGGCCCTGACCAGGGTCTCCAGTTCGGCGAGGGAGGTGAGGCGGGTGACGACCCCGGCGAGCCCGGGGTAGGTGGCCGCGTAGGCGGCGTTGAAGGGCCAGTTGCCGCAGCCCTTGTAGGCGGCGTCGTAGGTGGACCGCGCGGCGTGGCACACCTGCGGGTCGGAGTACTTCGGGTCGACCCAGCCCAGCGAGGTGGCGGCGGCCCTGCGGCCCCAGAACTCGATGATCATCTGGGAGGAGGTGGGGCTGCACCAGGCCTCGCCCCCGTTGTCGTATTCCGGGTAGCGCCCGGCGTGGATCTCCTGCGAGTAGCGCGGGACCTTCAGCTCGTGGGCCTGGCCGGAGGGCGGCGAGGCCGGCACCGTGAACCGGTCCGGAACGTCGGAGAGCATGGCGCCGGCCAGCCGGACGGTGGGCCCGCGGTCGGCGCCGGGCCTGCGGTACAGCGTCAGGCGCAGCTGCCAGTCGGTGACGCGCAGGCCCTCCGCCGGGGCGTCGACGGCCAGGGTGTCGGTCCAGACGGTGGACCTGCCGTCGGTCTGGCCGTCCACGGAGGTGCGGCGGATGTCGCCGTCCCCGGAGGCCCAGCGGCCCATGACGTACCAGGGGGTGGCGGTGCCGTCGTTGTAGGTGCCGCGCAGTTCGGTCTGGATCCAGGTGCCGGCGGGGGTGCGGGCGTTCCAGGAGGCGACGGCCTCGGTGGCGGGCACGGCGGAGCGGTGCACCGGGGAGGTCCAGGTGGCGTACTCCCAGGTGCTCTTCTTCCCGGTGTGCGGATCGGCGTACTCGGTGCGGCCCGCAGCGGTCTCGATCCGCAGGCCGGCCCGGGCGCCGCCGACGGCGGCGGTGCCCTGGTGGACTCCGGCCTTCCAGTGGTCGTACGAGAACCAGAACCGGTTGTCGACGGTGCGGCCCCCACCCCGCGGGACCGCGGGGGCGGCGGCCGCGGCGCTGCCGCCGGAGACGGTGGCGGCGGTGGCCGCGGTGGCGACCGCGAGTGCGGCGACGAGTACGGCCCTGCGCGGTGTGGGTGCGGTCATCGCGAGGTTCCCCCAGGGTGGGTCGGTGCTTCGATGGGCTCACCCTTCCAGTTCCCGGCGGCCCGGCGGCGAAGCCACCGGTCGTGTCGGTCCTGTGGAGCGCCTGTCCTACGCTGGTCGGGTGGAGCCACACCAGTCACTTGAGTCACTCGCGCGGGAACTTGAGGCACTGCCCCCGTCCCTCGGCCCGGTGCGGCTGATCGGGATCGACGGGCACGCCGGTTCCGGCAAGAGCACCTTCGCGGACCGGCTCGCCGGGGCGCTCGGCGACGCACCCGTGCTGCACCTGGACGACGTGGCCACCCATGAGGAGCTGTTCGGCTGGCAGCGGCGGCTGCGCGCGCAGGTGCTGGAGCCGCTGGCCGCCGGGCGGCCCGCGCACTGGGCCCCGTACGACTGGGTGGAGCGCCGCTTCGGCCCGGGGCGGGTGCTGGAGCCGGCGCCGGTGCTGCTCGTCGAGGGGGTCGGGGCCGGCCGACGGGCGCTGCGCCCGCATCTGGCGCGGCTGCTGTGGATGGAGACGCCGCGCGAGCAGTCCTGGGGGCGCGGGCGAAACCGGGACGGGCGTGAACTTTCCGACTTCTGGGACGGATGGGAGCGCGCGGAGCTCGCGCACTTCTCGGATGACCCTTCGCGCCCCTTCGCCGACACCCTGGTACGCCAGAGCAGTACGGGATACGAGTGGTCTTCAGAGACCGGTGTGACCCCGCGAATCACCTCTTCCGTCACCGAAGGTGACGGACTCCCCCGGGCCTGAGCGGCCCCGGAATTCCGCTCCGCCGGGCCTCCACCGACCCGCTTGACCTGGGGCCCGAAACGGTCGTACGTTCTCAATGCGCGGCCTTTCGCGGCCGCCGCGGACACGAAGCCCCCGGTTGTTCCCCCGTGATCGGGGGCTTCGTTCTGCCCCCGGACTCCGCCCGCACGGACTCCCCCTTCACCCTGAGTGACCGGGTGAGCCCGGGGCGCACACGGGAACCGGGCCCGTCGCGCCCTACGTAAGGCGCGAAACCGCAGGTACGATGCAGCCCTGATTTCATCGGCGCAGTGGGCAACTCGCGCGCTCGAAGCGGGGGTTGCCGCGCACCACGGGGGCTGGCTTGTGGGGGACGTGATGGATTTCGGCACGCCGGGCAGCACACACGCCCCGGCCGAACTCGCCTGGCTGCGCGGAGTCGACGCCTGCACCATGGGCGCCTATCCGCAGGCCGAGGAGGAGTTCCGGGCGGCCGTACGGCTCGACCCCGCGATGGCCGACGCCTGGCTGGGCCTGCACGCGCTGCGGGTCGACACCACCAACGCGTTATTGCGCATGTACGCGCACCGGGACCGCTTCGGCGAACAGCGGGCCCGGCACCGCCGGACGCTGAATTCCTGGTACTGGCTGGGCTGGTGGGTGCAGCCGGTGCTGGAGAGCCGGCGGGACCTGCTGCTGGCCCACGCCTCGCACTGGCTGGACGGCCGCCACGTGCCCGAGCTGGACCAGGCACTGGCCGCGCTGCCTCCGGTGGACGCCGATCCGCAGGTGCGCTTCCTGCACGCCTGCCGGGCCTACCTGGTCAAGGACTGGGAGCAGCTGGTGCGGCACACCGAGCCGCTGGTGGACGATCCGCTGCTGGGCATCGAGGCGGGGCTGTTCGGCGGGATGGCGCGGGTCCGGCTGGAGATGTACGGGCAGGCGGAGCCGATGCTGTCGGCGGCGCTGATGCGGTGCCGGAGCGAGCAGCCGCAGCGCAAGGAGCTGCGGTACTGGCTGGCGCGGGCGCACGAGGGCACCGGGCGCAGTGCGGCGGCGCTGCCGCTGTACCGGGCGGTGCACCGGGTGGACCCGGCGTTCATGGACACGGCGGCCCGGCTGACGGCCATCGAGGACGGCGACGACACCGACGGCATGGCCGGGATGGCCGAGGGCGCGGCCGGATACGCCGGGTTCGGGAGCTACGGCGGCCACGGCCCGTCCCCGGCGGGCGGGAACTTCGCGGCGGTGACGCTGGGCGGCGGGCCCGTCCAGGACATCGCGGCGGACGGCCAGGTCGAGCCGGACCCGCTGACCGGTCCGCCGCCGCCCACGGGCCGGGCAGAAGGCGTACGGCGCAAGGTGTCCGTCCCGCCGCAGGGCGCGCCCGCGGGCCTGCCGGCCGGACCCCCCGACCCGGAGGCGCTCGCCGAGGCGCTGGCGGAGCTGGAGCGGATGGTGGGGCTGGAGCCGGTCAAACGGCAGGTGAAGGCGCTCTCCGCGCAGTTGCACATGGCACGGCTCCGGGCGGGGCAGGGACTGCCGGTGCAGCCGCCGAAACGGCATTTCGTGTTCTCCGGGCCCTCGGGCACGGGCAAGACGACGGTGGCCCGGATCCTGGGCCGGGTCTTCTACGCGCTGGGCCTGCTGGGCGGCGACCACCTGGTGGAGGCCCAGCGCTCCGATCTGGTGGGCGAGTTCCTCGGCCAGACGGCGGTGAAGGCGAACGAGCTGATCGATTCGGCGATCGGCGGGGTGCTGTTCGTGGACGAGGCGTACAGCCTGTCCAACTCGGGCTACAGCAAGGGCGACGCGTACGGGGACGAGGCCCTCCAGGTGCTGCTGAAGCGGGCCGAGGACAACCGGGACCACCTGGTGGTGATCCTGGCGGGCTATCCGGCCGGGATGGACCGGCTGCTGGCGGCGAATCCGGGGCTGTCCTCGCGGTTCACCTCCCGGGTGGACTTCCCCAGCTACCGGCCGCCGGAACTGAGCGCGATCGGCGGGGTGCTGGCGGAGGCGAACGGGGACGCCTGGGACGAGGAGGCGCTGGAGGAGCTGAGCAGCATCAGCGCGCACGTGGTGGAGCAGGGCTGGATCGACGAGCTCGGCAACGGCCGCTTCCTGCGCACCTTGTACGAGAAGAGCTGCGCCTACCGGGATCTGCGGCTGGCGGGCTTCGCGGGCGAGCCCTCCCGCGACGACCTGGCGACGCTGCGGCTGCCGGACCTGATGCAGGCGTACGGGGAGGTCCTGTCGGGCCGCGGCCCCCAGGAACGCCCGGAGCCGCCGCTGTGAGCGCGGCGGCCGCCGGACCCGCCGTACGGCGGGTCCGGCGACGGCGTCAGCCCGTCAGGGCGCCCTCCGAGCGGAGCTCGGGCCGGCGGGCCTGCGGGGGCGTGCGGTGGGCCGGGTCGCGGACCTCGCCGACCAGCATCTCCAGGACGTCCTCCATGGCGACGAGGCCCAGCACCCGCCCGGACGCGTCCGCGACCTGGGCGAGGTGGGTGGCGTCCCGCCGCATGACGCTGAGCGCGTCGTCGAGCGGGAGGGTGGCGGACAGGGTGGTCATCCGGCGCCAGACCCGCTGGGGCACGGCCCGCTCCCGGTCCTCCAGGTCCAGTACGTCCTTGACGTGCAGGTAGCCCATGAAGGCACCGCTGGCGGAGCAGACGGGGAACCGGGAGTACCCGGTGCGCACCGTCAGCCGCTCGATCTGGCGCGGGGTGACCGAGGGATCGACCGTGACGATGCGGTCCCGGGCGAGGAGCACGTCGGTGACCGGGCGGCTGCCCAGTTCCAGCGCGTCCTCCAGGCGCTCCTGCTCGACCGGCTCCAGGAGCCCGGCCTGCCGGGAGTCCTTGAGCAGCCTGCCGAGCTGGGCGCTGGTGTAGACGGCCTCGACCTCGTCCTTGGGCTCGACCTTGAAGAGCCGCAGGACGAGCTTGGCGCAGGCGCCGAGCGCGGTGGTGACCGGCCCGCACAGGCGGGCGAAGGCCACCAGGCCGGGGCTGAACCACAGGGCGGTCTTCTCGGGGGCGGCCATGGCGAGGTTCTTGGGGACCATCTCGCCGATGACCAGGTGCAGGAAGACCACGGCGGCGAGCGCGAACGCGTAGCCGAGGGGGTGGACCAGGCCCTGCGGTACGTGGACGGCGTGGAAGACGGGCTCCAGCAGCCGGGCCACGGTGGGTTCGGCGACCGCGCCGAGGGTGAGCGAGCACATGGTGATGCCGAACTGCGCGGCGGCCATCATGCGGGGCAGGTTCTCCAGGCCGTGGAGCACCTGCCGGGCCCGCTTGGATTCGGCCGCCAGGGGCTCGATCTGGCTGCGCCGTACGGAGACGAGTGCGAACTCGGCGCCGACGAAGAAGCCGTTGGCGAGGACCAGCAGCAGGGCGAAGAGGAGCTGGAGCGCGTTCATCGGGTGGCGCCTTCCAGCTCTGCCGGATGCGGGGCCGGTTCGTCGGCGCGGCTCGCGCCGAGCCGCGCCGGGGCGGCGGGGCCGGATCCGGAGGCGGACGCGTGCGGACCGGCGGCGGGGGCCGGTGTCAGCCGGACCAGCCGGACCCGTTCCGCGCGGTTGCGGCCGACCTGACGGACGGACAGCCGCCAGCCGGGCAGCTCCGCCCGGTCCCCGGGGGCGGGGATCCGGCCGAGGAGGTCGGCGACGAGGCCGGCGACGGTCTCGTACGGGCCGTCGGGCACCTCCAGGCCTATCCGGCGCAGGGTCTGCACCCGGCAGCTGCCGTCGGCCTCCCAGGAGGGGCGGCCGTCCTCGGCGGGTACGGCGGCGAGTTCGGGGCCCTCGTCCTCGGCGAGGTCGTGCTCGTCGCGGACCTCTCCGACGAGTTCCTCCACGATGTCCTCCAGGGTGACCACACCGGCGGTGCCGCCGTACTCGTCGACGACCACGGCCATCGGCTGTTCGCTGCGCAACCGTTCCAGCAGCGGCTGCACCGGCAGGGAGCCAGGAACCAGCAGCGGGGCGACGCAGATCCGCGCCACGGTGGTGCGGCCGCGCTCGGACTCGGGGACGGCGAGGGCGTCCTTGAGGTGGACCACGCCGGTGACCTCGTCGATGCGGTCCCGGTAGACCGGGAAGCGGGACAGGCCGGTGGCGCGGGTCAGGTTGAGCACGTCGGCCGCGGTGGCCGTGTTCATCAGGGCGCTGACCTTCACCCGGGGGGTCATGACGTGCTGGGCCGTGAGCTCGCCCAGCGAGAGGGTCCGTACGAAGAGGTCGGCGGTGTCCTGTTCGAGGGCGCCGGCCTGGGCCGAATGGCGGACCAGGGAGACCAGTTCGCCGGGCGTGCGGGCGGAGGCCATCTCGTCGGTCGGCTCCACGCCGAGCGCCCGTACGAGGCGGTTGGCGACGGCGTTGAGGCCGGCGATGACCGGCCGGAAGGCGCGGGAGAAGGCGTTCTGGGGGCCGGCGACGAAGCGGGCCACCTGGAGCGGCCGTGAGACCGCCCAGTTCTTCGGGACGAGCTCGCCGACGACCATCTGGACGGCGGAGGCGAGCAGCATGCCGATGACCACGGAGACGCCGGACGCGGCCCCTTCGGGGAGGCCGGTCGCGGCGAGCGGCCCGGCCAGCAGTGCGGCGAGGGCGGGCTCGGCGAGCATGCCGACCACGAGGGAGGTGATGGTGATGCCGAGCTGGGTGCCGGAGAGCTGGAAGGACAGCTCTCGCAGGGCCTCGACCACCGTGCGGGCACGGCGGTCACCGTCGGCTGCGGCGCGCTCGGCCTCGGGCTTCTCCACCGTGACGAGCCCGAATTCGGCTGCCACGAAGAAGCCGTTGGCGAGGATCAGGACGAAAGCCGCGCCGAGCAGGAGTAGCGGGATGGTCATGCCGCCGCCTCCGCGGGGAGGGCGGCGCGGGTATTACCGGACGATCCGTCCATTGCTGGAGGGAGTCACTCCTCAAGTCGCAGGTGACCCGCAGGACCCAGGGGGCCCCGGGGCATGTGGGAGGGCGCATGGCTGCGCCCCGTCACCAGGGTAGTCATTGAGATCGTGGCCGCAACGGTACGCAGCCACGAGACTCGGCGGACTCAGTGGTCGTTCGATCCGGTTCCCCGGGTTTCGGCGAGGGCGCGCAGGGCGCGGGCGTCGCCGATCGCCTGGGCCTTGGCGACCCCCGGCTGGATGCCGAGGGCGGGCAGGCTGGTGCCGTCGCTGAGGTCGAGGAACACCCACGGGTCGCCGGGGCGGAGGTTGACGCGCAGGATCTGCGCCCATTCCAGCCGGCGGGTGGTGGTCAGGTTGACGACGGTGACCCCGGCCTCGTCCGCGACCACCTTGGGGCGGCTGAGCAGGACGGGGACGGAGCTCAGCAGGACGGCGGTGAAGACGAAGCTGATCCGCTCCCCCGCGCTGAGGTTCTCCAGCAGGAAGGCGACCGCCGTGATGGTGAGGAACATGGCGAACCCGGCGCTCAGCAGGACGGCCCGGGTGCGGGTCGGCCGGAAGGTGACCGGCAGGGCGGGCGGTGCGGGCTGGGCGGCGGGCTCGGTCATGCGTGTCGGTGCCTTCTGGGGGTCGCGTGGGGGTCGGTCAGAGCCGGCAGGCGTGGATCGACGTGGTGAGGATCGCGCGCGCGCCGAGCTCGTACAGGTCGTCCATGATCCGCTGGGCCTCCTTGGCCGGGACCATGGCACGGACCGCGACCCAGCCCTCGTTGTGCAGCGGGGAGACGGTCGGCGACTCCAGGCCCGGGGTGAGGGCGACTGCGCGCTCCAGGTGCTCGGCGCGGCAGTCGTAGTCCATCATCACGTAGCTGCGGGCCACCAGGACGCCCTGGAGGCGGCGCAGGAACTGCTGGGCCTGCGGGTCGTCGGCGTCGGTGCCGTTGCCGCGGATGACGACGGCCTCGGAGGTGAGGATCGGCTCGCCGATGACCTCCAGGCCCGCGTTGCGCAGGCTGGTGCCGGTCTCGACGACGTCCGCGATGATCTGGGCGACGCCGAGCTGGATGGCGGTCTCGACCGCGCCGTCGAGGTGGACGACGGAGGCGTCGATGCCCTTCTCGGCGAGGTGCTTGGCGACGATTCCCTCGTACGAGGTCGCGATGGTCATCCCGTGGAAGTCCTCGGGGCCCTTCGCGGTGCCGGGGAGGGTGGCGTAGCGGAAGGTGGACCGGCCGAAGTTCAGCGGCAGGATCTCCTCGGCGCTGGCGCCGGAGTCGAGCAGCAGGTCGCGGCCGGTGATGCCGATGTCGAGCTTGCCCGAGGAGACGTAGATCGCGATGTCCTTGGGGCGGAGGTAGAAGAACTCGACCCCGTTCTCGGGGTCGACGACCACGAGCTCCTTGGACTCCTTGCGCATCCGGTAGCCGGCCTCATGGAGCATCGCCGACGCCGGTCCGGAGAGTGAACCCTTGTTGGGGACGGCGATGCGCAGCATGGGGCTTCCTTTGATGCGTGGATGTGCGTGGATACGGGCGGGTTCGCGTACCGGGGATCAGAGGTGGGAGTAGACGTCGTCGAGGGAGATCCCGCGCGCCACCATCATCACCTGGACGTGGTAGAGCAGCTGGGAGATCTCCTCGGCGG from Streptomyces sp. NBC_00190 harbors:
- a CDS encoding ABC transporter ATP-binding protein, with product MSDPTVATALKATRLGREFRGRSALRDCDLVLPAGRVTALVGPNGAGKSTLLQLAAGLQRPTTGHISVFGHTPGSREARERTAFLAQEKPLHPRFTVEDTLRLGRELNRRWDQAAAERLVRAGGIALTSRVGSLSGGNRTRVALALTLGKRARLLLLDEPLADLDPVARHDVTALLMAEAADRGVTIVMSSHVLSELEDVCDHVLLLKDGAVRLAGDAQELCAAHTRLTGRADPIETDGLPREFDRDAVVHAVTAGRQITALVRGPVRGSGPGGEERWISETPSLEDLLLAHLRAPGAPRTDRTEAAA
- a CDS encoding GntR family transcriptional regulator translates to MEFRVDRRSGVATYLQLVTQVKQALRLGVLEPGDRLPTAREVVEATAINPNTVLKAYRELEREGLVEPRPGAGTFVRRSLSRPEAAADSPLRLDLAAWMARAREAGLDREDITALIAAAVEESFTAPEPGPGPAPASGPGPGPHSGSPGREDTT
- a CDS encoding SCO1431 family membrane protein — its product is MTANTAAPAARVRNLVRTGGPKDDSSWLEHVLGWTLVVVVAMFVTQLGLL
- a CDS encoding SPW repeat protein produces the protein MTTHSSIEHHPDLAEMRTRFERVTSTPAAQAVEALALITGLYLAASPWIAGFGILLLPLAINNLITGLAYCLCMGGLGSAYERTHAMAWTAVALGAWTIVAPWAIAGEMDTTRTVVNNVITGAVALCLGLAMAGMASRESRI
- a CDS encoding peptidase C39 family protein; amino-acid sequence: MTAPTPRRAVLVAALAVATAATAATVSGGSAAAAAPAVPRGGGRTVDNRFWFSYDHWKAGVHQGTAAVGGARAGLRIETAAGRTEYADPHTGKKSTWEYATWTSPVHRSAVPATEAVASWNARTPAGTWIQTELRGTYNDGTATPWYVMGRWASGDGDIRRTSVDGQTDGRSTVWTDTLAVDAPAEGLRVTDWQLRLTLYRRPGADRGPTVRLAGAMLSDVPDRFTVPASPPSGQAHELKVPRYSQEIHAGRYPEYDNGGEAWCSPTSSQMIIEFWGRRAAATSLGWVDPKYSDPQVCHAARSTYDAAYKGCGNWPFNAAYAATYPGLAGVVTRLTSLAELETLVRAGIPAITSQSFRPEELTGAGYGTAGHLMTVIGFTAAGDIVANDPNSPDDASVRRVYRRREWENIWLRTKRHNAAGKVVSGTGGVCYLYAPAAPGPAQAAALRAVGVL
- a CDS encoding uridine kinase family protein, yielding MEPHQSLESLARELEALPPSLGPVRLIGIDGHAGSGKSTFADRLAGALGDAPVLHLDDVATHEELFGWQRRLRAQVLEPLAAGRPAHWAPYDWVERRFGPGRVLEPAPVLLVEGVGAGRRALRPHLARLLWMETPREQSWGRGRNRDGRELSDFWDGWERAELAHFSDDPSRPFADTLVRQSSTGYEWSSETGVTPRITSSVTEGDGLPRA
- a CDS encoding AAA family ATPase gives rise to the protein MDFGTPGSTHAPAELAWLRGVDACTMGAYPQAEEEFRAAVRLDPAMADAWLGLHALRVDTTNALLRMYAHRDRFGEQRARHRRTLNSWYWLGWWVQPVLESRRDLLLAHASHWLDGRHVPELDQALAALPPVDADPQVRFLHACRAYLVKDWEQLVRHTEPLVDDPLLGIEAGLFGGMARVRLEMYGQAEPMLSAALMRCRSEQPQRKELRYWLARAHEGTGRSAAALPLYRAVHRVDPAFMDTAARLTAIEDGDDTDGMAGMAEGAAGYAGFGSYGGHGPSPAGGNFAAVTLGGGPVQDIAADGQVEPDPLTGPPPPTGRAEGVRRKVSVPPQGAPAGLPAGPPDPEALAEALAELERMVGLEPVKRQVKALSAQLHMARLRAGQGLPVQPPKRHFVFSGPSGTGKTTVARILGRVFYALGLLGGDHLVEAQRSDLVGEFLGQTAVKANELIDSAIGGVLFVDEAYSLSNSGYSKGDAYGDEALQVLLKRAEDNRDHLVVILAGYPAGMDRLLAANPGLSSRFTSRVDFPSYRPPELSAIGGVLAEANGDAWDEEALEELSSISAHVVEQGWIDELGNGRFLRTLYEKSCAYRDLRLAGFAGEPSRDDLATLRLPDLMQAYGEVLSGRGPQERPEPPL
- a CDS encoding hemolysin family protein, with the protein product MNALQLLFALLLVLANGFFVGAEFALVSVRRSQIEPLAAESKRARQVLHGLENLPRMMAAAQFGITMCSLTLGAVAEPTVARLLEPVFHAVHVPQGLVHPLGYAFALAAVVFLHLVIGEMVPKNLAMAAPEKTALWFSPGLVAFARLCGPVTTALGACAKLVLRLFKVEPKDEVEAVYTSAQLGRLLKDSRQAGLLEPVEQERLEDALELGSRPVTDVLLARDRIVTVDPSVTPRQIERLTVRTGYSRFPVCSASGAFMGYLHVKDVLDLEDRERAVPQRVWRRMTTLSATLPLDDALSVMRRDATHLAQVADASGRVLGLVAMEDVLEMLVGEVRDPAHRTPPQARRPELRSEGALTG
- a CDS encoding hemolysin family protein; amino-acid sequence: MTIPLLLLGAAFVLILANGFFVAAEFGLVTVEKPEAERAAADGDRRARTVVEALRELSFQLSGTQLGITITSLVVGMLAEPALAALLAGPLAATGLPEGAASGVSVVIGMLLASAVQMVVGELVPKNWAVSRPLQVARFVAGPQNAFSRAFRPVIAGLNAVANRLVRALGVEPTDEMASARTPGELVSLVRHSAQAGALEQDTADLFVRTLSLGELTAQHVMTPRVKVSALMNTATAADVLNLTRATGLSRFPVYRDRIDEVTGVVHLKDALAVPESERGRTTVARICVAPLLVPGSLPVQPLLERLRSEQPMAVVVDEYGGTAGVVTLEDIVEELVGEVRDEHDLAEDEGPELAAVPAEDGRPSWEADGSCRVQTLRRIGLEVPDGPYETVAGLVADLLGRIPAPGDRAELPGWRLSVRQVGRNRAERVRLVRLTPAPAAGPHASASGSGPAAPARLGASRADEPAPHPAELEGATR
- a CDS encoding PH domain-containing protein; the protein is MTEPAAQPAPPALPVTFRPTRTRAVLLSAGFAMFLTITAVAFLLENLSAGERISFVFTAVLLSSVPVLLSRPKVVADEAGVTVVNLTTTRRLEWAQILRVNLRPGDPWVFLDLSDGTSLPALGIQPGVAKAQAIGDARALRALAETRGTGSNDH
- the hisG gene encoding ATP phosphoribosyltransferase, with translation MLRIAVPNKGSLSGPASAMLHEAGYRMRKESKELVVVDPENGVEFFYLRPKDIAIYVSSGKLDIGITGRDLLLDSGASAEEILPLNFGRSTFRYATLPGTAKGPEDFHGMTIATSYEGIVAKHLAEKGIDASVVHLDGAVETAIQLGVAQIIADVVETGTSLRNAGLEVIGEPILTSEAVVIRGNGTDADDPQAQQFLRRLQGVLVARSYVMMDYDCRAEHLERAVALTPGLESPTVSPLHNEGWVAVRAMVPAKEAQRIMDDLYELGARAILTTSIHACRL